In Pelagibaculum spongiae, the following proteins share a genomic window:
- the plsY gene encoding glycerol-3-phosphate 1-O-acyltransferase PlsY, whose translation MIHDPDYRRELQIVYKYCVTHPKPPKEVMSLSVSVIALLMAYLLGSLSSAIVVCRLMGLPDPRGEGSGNPGTTNVLRIGGKKAAIFTLLGDSFKALIPVAIIQLLGGSVELAAWGGFAAIMGHLFPVFFKFQGGKGVATWFGLLLGLYWPLGLLAIAIWLSMAVIFRYSSLAALTAVALVPVACFWLLPSAMLPTALMAVVIYIRHAENISRLVAGQESKIGKKS comes from the coding sequence ATGATCCATGATCCCGATTATCGCCGGGAATTGCAGATCGTGTATAAATACTGTGTCACTCACCCGAAGCCTCCAAAGGAAGTCATGTCGTTATCTGTTTCTGTTATTGCCCTGTTGATGGCCTACCTGCTGGGGTCTTTATCCAGCGCAATTGTGGTTTGCCGCCTAATGGGACTTCCTGACCCACGGGGCGAAGGTTCGGGCAACCCAGGCACCACCAATGTGCTGAGAATTGGTGGCAAGAAAGCCGCCATCTTTACCCTGTTGGGCGATAGCTTCAAGGCACTGATTCCAGTCGCTATCATTCAGCTGCTGGGCGGCTCAGTAGAATTAGCAGCTTGGGGCGGATTCGCCGCTATTATGGGGCATTTGTTTCCGGTTTTCTTTAAATTTCAGGGGGGCAAAGGCGTTGCGACCTGGTTTGGCTTGTTGCTGGGTTTGTATTGGCCACTTGGTTTACTGGCAATTGCCATCTGGCTCAGCATGGCTGTCATTTTTCGCTATTCATCACTGGCCGCGCTCACTGCTGTCGCACTAGTGCCCGTCGCTTGCTTTTGGTTATTACCCAGCGCAATGCTGCCAACCGCATTGATGGCAGTGGTGATTTATATTCGCCATGCCGAGAACATTTCACGGTTAGTTGCCGGTCAAGAGAGTAAAATTGGTAAGAAATCCTGA
- the folK gene encoding 2-amino-4-hydroxy-6-hydroxymethyldihydropteridine diphosphokinase: protein MAQVYLSIGSNMQRKRNISGGLKALKQHFGALEISTVYESEAVGFAGDNFYNLVVGFQAEQDADSLNKLFKQIEADHDRTRLDAKFAPRTLDIDLLIYGELIRPEIDLPRKEITRYAFVLKPMAEMAPDALHPEIKQSYQQLWQDFTDDKQKLWAADWQV from the coding sequence ATGGCACAGGTGTATCTTTCTATCGGTTCTAATATGCAGCGAAAGCGCAATATTAGTGGCGGATTAAAAGCGCTTAAACAGCATTTTGGCGCGTTAGAAATTTCGACGGTTTATGAATCTGAAGCGGTTGGCTTCGCTGGTGATAATTTTTATAACCTAGTAGTTGGTTTTCAGGCCGAGCAAGATGCCGATAGCTTGAACAAGCTATTCAAGCAGATTGAAGCGGACCACGACCGAACCCGGTTAGATGCAAAGTTTGCTCCTCGCACGCTCGATATTGACCTGTTAATTTACGGCGAGTTGATTCGACCAGAAATCGACTTGCCAAGAAAAGAAATTACCCGTTATGCCTTCGTATTAAAGCCAATGGCAGAAATGGCACCTGATGCTTTACATCCGGAAATTAAGCAGAGTTATCAGCAGTTATGGCAAGATTTTACTGATGATAAGCAAAAGCTCTGGGCGGCTGATTGGCAAGTTTAG
- a CDS encoding dihydroneopterin aldolase encodes MDHERLQRQTVSMDIEFTTDISKAAASGNIEDTVSYAEVAERVTELAQNGEYLLVESLAEDSAQLILQSYSAIEQVTIKVAKPDILPNAGAVGVKIERRR; translated from the coding sequence ATGGATCATGAACGGTTGCAAAGGCAGACCGTCTCAATGGACATAGAATTTACCACAGACATCTCGAAAGCCGCAGCGAGTGGCAATATTGAAGATACTGTCAGCTATGCAGAGGTTGCCGAGCGGGTAACTGAACTGGCGCAGAATGGTGAATATTTGCTGGTAGAGAGTCTGGCCGAAGATTCGGCACAATTGATTTTGCAAAGCTACTCTGCAATTGAACAGGTGACTATTAAGGTTGCCAAGCCTGATATATTACCCAATGCCGGTGCGGTGGGTGTCAAAATAGAGCGGAGGCGCTAG